Proteins found in one Brachyspira murdochii DSM 12563 genomic segment:
- a CDS encoding Rpn family recombination-promoting nuclease/putative transposase produces the protein MKINKDFNVLNDYFMRYMFAQKGHEHILKNLINSVRIDANQEPFESIEVLNSFNLKESINDKESITDVKGKTKSGDTILIEIQRIGNQSFIYRSLYYWAKNYFSNLKSKDLYSDLMPVISINILDFNLIKDSDKAHSCYFIKELETNHILTNHLEIHFLELKKFKNDNILYDGLSDWFKFLSSKNKLEDIMKVLVKKNPIMKEVYDEYYKFVNSNDLYNGYSNYERDYFNILMLNEERVKGIEEGIEKGKKEQQISIARNLKKSGIDIKIISENTGLSVEEVKNL, from the coding sequence ATGAAAATTAATAAAGATTTTAATGTTTTAAATGATTATTTTATGCGTTATATGTTTGCTCAAAAAGGACATGAGCATATTTTAAAAAATTTGATTAATTCTGTGAGAATAGATGCTAATCAAGAACCTTTTGAAAGTATAGAAGTATTAAATTCTTTTAACTTAAAAGAAAGTATAAATGACAAAGAATCTATAACAGATGTAAAGGGAAAAACAAAATCTGGAGATACTATTTTAATAGAGATACAAAGAATAGGTAATCAATCTTTTATATATAGAAGTTTATACTATTGGGCTAAAAACTATTTTTCAAATTTAAAATCTAAAGATCTATATTCTGATTTGATGCCTGTTATAAGTATTAATATTTTAGATTTTAATTTAATAAAAGATTCGGATAAAGCACATAGCTGCTACTTCATAAAAGAATTGGAAACTAATCATATATTGACTAATCATTTAGAGATTCATTTTTTAGAACTGAAAAAGTTTAAAAATGATAATATTTTATATGATGGGTTATCAGATTGGTTTAAATTTTTAAGTTCAAAAAATAAATTGGAGGATATAATGAAAGTTCTAGTGAAAAAAAATCCTATAATGAAAGAAGTATATGATGAATATTATAAATTTGTTAATAGCAATGATTTATATAATGGTTATAGTAATTATGAAAGAGATTACTTTAATATCTTAATGCTTAATGAAGAGCGTGTAAAAGGTATTGAAGAAGGTATAGAAAAAGGTAAAAAAGAACAGCAAATATCTATAGCTAGAAATTTAAAAAAATCAGGCATAGATATAAAAATAATTAGTGAGAATACAGGCTTGAGTGTAGAAGAAGTAAAAAACTTGTGA